A segment of the Marinobacter arenosus genome:
TTACTCGTCGCGAGCTTCGATTACCTGCTTGCCGCGGTAGAAACCATCCGGGGAGACGTGGTGGCGACGATGAACTTCGCCGGTGGTCGCGTCGGTGGACAGAGCGGCAGCGCTCAGGGCGTCGTGGGAACGACGCATGCCACGCTTGGAACGGGTCTTACGGTTTTGCTGTACAGCCATGATTATGCTCCTGACCTGTTAACGTAAATAGAACGTGTGTTCGTTGTATGGCGCCGGCTCCCGATAGAGCCCGCACCTGCTTAATGTTTCGTTTTCTTGAGATCCGCCAGCACGCTGAAGGGATTCTCTTTTCGCGGCCCCTCCGGCTGCGCGGGCGACCCATCAGGCTCATAAGCCTCAAGATCTTCCCGGGCCGGACACTCGTTCCGGTCGTGCAGCGGGAATGCCGGCAGTACCAGCAACAGCTCGTCCTCCACCATCGACCAGAGATCCGCGCTGAACTCATCGGTCAGAAACGGCTCCAGATCTTTCGGCAACTGCTGAGCCTGCTCATCGCTGGTCACCAGCCCCAGCGTGAACCGGGATTCCAGCGTTGTCTGCATGGCGTTCATGCAACGCTGGCACTCCAGACTAACCGGAGCTTCGAGCTCACCCGAGACAATCCGCCGGCGCTCGGCATCCATGTAAAAGGATAGCCTGACACTGCACACGGCACCTTCATCAACACCCAGAACCGCTTCCCGGAAACGAGACAACCCACTGAGGGGGATCTCTCCCTCCAGCGTGCTGTTGTGTTCCGCCAATCGGTACGGATCGACAGACTTGGGCAACTCGGCGTGCGGAGCTTTTGACATAGGCGCGCAATTTTAGGGGCGCGGCCCGCCGGTGTCAAAGACTTCGTTGTCTTTTAGCCGGGGTTTGGGCGTAGGTAGGTGTATT
Coding sequences within it:
- a CDS encoding YceD family protein is translated as MSKAPHAELPKSVDPYRLAEHNSTLEGEIPLSGLSRFREAVLGVDEGAVCSVRLSFYMDAERRRIVSGELEAPVSLECQRCMNAMQTTLESRFTLGLVTSDEQAQQLPKDLEPFLTDEFSADLWSMVEDELLLVLPAFPLHDRNECPAREDLEAYEPDGSPAQPEGPRKENPFSVLADLKKTKH
- the rpmF gene encoding 50S ribosomal protein L32, with product MAVQQNRKTRSKRGMRRSHDALSAAALSTDATTGEVHRRHHVSPDGFYRGKQVIEARDE